One segment of Alnus glutinosa chromosome 2, dhAlnGlut1.1, whole genome shotgun sequence DNA contains the following:
- the LOC133859561 gene encoding transcription factor CYCLOIDEA encodes MFSFTNILNPSPHFPSSSYNPFSPPAFTDHDPHDDDVFLHQHHQYFDPLSAPSPENVINFGVSKNPTMITRQNNGDPLNGASDFLAKIPVKKDRHSKIYTSQGLRDRRVRLSIDIARKFFDLQDLLGFDKASTTLDWLLTKSRKEIEEVAQMKQGFSSTSECDVFSEEIVSKSNSFASVVPKEKKMKMLNEDHLLAKESRAKARARARERARERILNTGRPPSQLQVCERSSKVAAAAAEEEIEPANFIEESIVIRRKLKPSPGRLDYQPNLVISKDPTSNTQNSNYFPNFPLNWDITSAIAR; translated from the coding sequence ATGTTCTCCTTCACCAATATTCTCAATCCTTCTCCACACTTTCCCTCGTCCTCTTACAACCCTTTTTCTCCTCCTGCTTTTACTGACCACGACCCTCATGACGACGACGTTTTCCTTCACCAACACCACCAGTACTTCGACCCGCTAAGTGCTCCATCTCCTGAAAATGTAATCAATTTTGGAGTTTCAAAAAACCCTACTATGATCACCAGGCAAAATAATGGAGACCCACTCAATGGCGCTTCCGATTTTCTGGCGAAGATACCTGTGAAGAAAGATAGGCACAGCAAGATTTACACGTCTCAGGGGTTGAGAGACCGAAGGGTGAGGCTTTCCATTGACATAGCCCGCAAGTTCTTTGATCTCCAGGACTTGCTAGGGTTTGACAAAGCTAGCACAACCTTAGACTGGCTGCTCACCAAGTCTAGAAAAGAGATCGAAGAAGTCGCGCAAATGAAGCAGGGTTTTTCATCCACTTCCGAGTGTGATGTGTTTTCGGAAGAGATAGTTTCAAAGAGCAATTCATTTGCAAGTGTTGTTCCcaaagagaaaaagatgaaaatgctGAATGAAGATCATCTTCTTGCGAAAGAATCGAGGGCAAAGGCAAGAGCAAGAGCAAGGGAAAGAGCAAGAGAAAGAATATTGAATACCGGAAGGCCGCCAAGTCAGCTTCAAGTTTGTGAAAGATCCTCTAaggtggcggcggcggcggcggagGAGGAAATTGAACCTGCCAACTTTATTGAGGAATCTATTGTGATCAGAAGAAAGTTGAAGCCATCTCCAGGGAGATTGGATTATCAGCCAAACCTGGTGATATCGAAAGATCCAACCTCCAACACTCAGAACAGCAACTACTTTCCCAATTTTCCTCTAAATTGGGACATTACTAGCGCCATTGCACGCTAG